From the genome of Palaemon carinicauda isolate YSFRI2023 chromosome 6, ASM3689809v2, whole genome shotgun sequence, one region includes:
- the LOC137642646 gene encoding uncharacterized protein: MPLIFLLKRSPHPSQPADAVDEALDEPMDAEGILADVSPPNPTLPLGPRPDHPHRLIQSESMMVDGVEVIHKHVKIECARQQRKCRLYSRNGICRDTVYQCLHCKIALCHVTGQSFAKYHTLYQYWTPGRRGEGPGRCRRVIRHRGPSSSAYLKDPSQLERIFTTIRRMRINRPGVYITHRGPSSAGFLQDSFEGERILTTVQRIRINGVNTSSVRPPTRF; the protein is encoded by the exons ATGCCCCTGATATTCCTGTTGAAGAGGTCTCCTCATCCTTCTCAACCTGCTGATGCTGTTGATGAAGCTCTTGATGAACCCATGGATGCTGAAGGTATTCTCGCTGATGTTAGCCCTCCAAATCCCACACTTCCCCTTGGACCTAGACCCGACCACCCTCATAGGCTGATACAAAGTGAATCTATGATGGTTGATGGTGTGGAAGTTATACACAAACATGTAAAAATTGAGTGTGCACGCCAACAAAGAAAGTGTCGTTTGTATTCCAGGAATGGTATCTGCAGAGATACTGTGTATCAGTGCTTACACTGCAAAATAGCCTTATGTCACGTGACCGGACAGAGTTTCGCGAAGTACCATACTCTCTACCAATATTGGACACCTGGCAGGAGAGGTGAAGGTCCAGGTAGGTGCCGGAGGGTCATTCGGCATCGGGGTCCCTCTTCTTCAGCCTACTTGAAAGATCCTTCGCAGTTGGAGAGGATATTCACAACAATACGAAGAATGAGGATAAATA GACCCGGAGTCTACATTACCCATCGAGGTCCCTCTTCTGCAGGCTTCTTGCAAGATTCTTTTGAAGGAGAGAGGATACTCACAACAGTGCAAAGAATCCGGATAAATG GCGTGAACACAAGCTCCGTCAGGCCTCCTACCCGTTTTTGA